A stretch of Tigriopus californicus strain San Diego chromosome 11, Tcal_SD_v2.1, whole genome shotgun sequence DNA encodes these proteins:
- the LOC131890877 gene encoding LOW QUALITY PROTEIN: papilin-like (The sequence of the model RefSeq protein was modified relative to this genomic sequence to represent the inferred CDS: deleted 1 base in 1 codon): MNWTKKPGLARSGLSVLWTILLLSGWARAEDDDQCSLPKDAGRCRAMKPGYFYFNSETKRCESFFYSGCGGNENRFRSLQECHDTCQHLMDEDKRVPLTHLKSSHCLLGPIDADQKFTCMAYFPMYTFNVKTLRCEKYGYGGCGRTQNLYRTIIECMSSCLYGDVPSRGRSQVRSMFRGRAKPEVETGSVIFPGSNPDDICNLPPVTPSKFACCEMFLYGGCGGNGNRFSTVQDCVNTCGGSDPETNPVCSMIDCDQQMADFYRAKGCQPILNSGECCPSSWDCTIWDERIMRKDECFVANSKFPMGKFFKQDEAMPELDDGCTMGCFCATSGLDKRWASPICAAVDCMFSQPPPDAVKCRPIYDNQNQCCSKGLVCDEELDNLPQCHVGNKTYGHGQLMEIPSDPCMKCLCKDGFTEDNIGSDEFCHRTDCFSAYNSEKLLQGCRPVFQIGVCCPIDWICPRHSDSVELTRQSQSFQDNDEEEGEMEEEENVTSGPEVTAKSPICMLPLVEGSCKSRMKRFHYNSTTGICQQFDYTGCQGNENNFKDMRTCIQTCVTTDNLPSALESKPSGTETNPCEQVQERGPCKAKRPVFFFDKDSKTCQIFFYGGCKGNDNRFKTFQECSNTCHVDIVAQKAIKEKCNLPKDEGEGRASKKRWFFNADVNKCEQFIYFGALGNANNFQTREECFTSCLLNSNELDDSNSSSGEGRSISSSATAEALSGNTLPLPDIQDPKDEMFMRANQIETQLSAADPCLLDRKIGLCRAAIPRYNFDRETKECTKFSFGGCQGNANNFVTKEDCESKCQKHMIDGTASPSVEATGRNGINSICNQPMDVGTCRALKRRFFFNNQRSRCEEFFWGGCGGNQNRFSSKQECQEQCLKGTEDVSDDFSARGLFSGDHSSRAIVFPMPDPTCQSNNETYNLGDEIRFADKKCQICTCSTPPELTCVEKKCPIIAFVEPEELFCKPVRDEDGCCQVGLQCVSRNPPTVNPDGVCDLKPCPALGLLKPAGAHCTEKFDPSGCCHIGYDCSDDNKPIDNDDLTIVNLDGTSR, encoded by the exons ATGAATTGGACCAAGAAACCGGGTCTAGCCCGAAGTGGATTGAGCGTGTTGTGGACCATTCTCCTTTTGAGTGGTTGGGCTCGTGCTGAAGACGACGACCAATGCTCTCTGCCCAAAGATGCCGGACGATGTCGGGCCATGAAACCAggatatttctatttcaataGTGAAACGAAGCGATGTGAGAGCTTCTTCTACTCGGGTTGTGGTGGGAATGAAAATCGATTTCGCTCTCTCCAAGAATGTCACGACACCTGCCAACATCTCATGGACGAGGATAAGCGCGTTCCCCTGACACATCTCAAGAGCAGCCATTGTCTTTTGGGGCCGATCGATGCCGACCAGAAGTTCACTTGCATGGCTTACTTTCCCATGTATACGTTCAATGTCAAGACATTGCGATGTGAGAAGTATGGCTATGGTGGATGCGGTAGAACTCAGAATCTGTACCGGACAATTATAGAATGCATGTCTTCATGTCTGTACGGCGATGTGCCATCTCGAGGTCGCTCTCAAGTAAGGAGCATGTTCCGGGGAAGAGCCAAACCCGAGGTCGAGACAGGATCGGTGATCTTCCCGGGTTCTAACCCTGACGATATTTGCAACCTACCCCCCGTGACGCCATCCAAATTTGCATGC TGCGAAATGTTTCTATATGGAG GTTGTGGAGGCAACGGCAATCGATTTTCTACTGTTCAAGATTGTGTAAACACTTGCGGCGGTTCAGATCCTGAAACAAATCCTGTTTGTTCCATGATCGATTGCGATCAGCAAATGGCAGATTTCTATCGAGCCAAAGGCTGCCAACCCATTCTCAACTCGGGCGAATGCTGTCCTTCATCTTGGGATTGCACAATCTGGGATGAGAGAATAATGAGAAAGGACGAATGCTTCGTGGCCAATTCCAAGTTTCCAATGGGCAAGTTCTTCAAACAAGATGAGGCCATGCCAGAGTTAGACGATGGATGCACCATGGGATGCTTTTGTGCAACCAGTGGATTAGATAAGAGGTGGGCTTCGCCGATCTGCGCTGCTGTGGATTGCATGTTTAGTCAACCACCTCCCGACGCAGTCAAGTGCCGACCCATTTACGACAACCAAAACCAATGCTGTTCCAAAGGCCTGGTTTGCGACGAGGAGTTGGACAATTTACCCCAATGTCACGTGGGCAACAAGACATATGGTCATGGGCAACTGATGGAGATTCCTAGCGATCCGTGTATGAAATGCCTCTGTAAAGACGGGTTCACTGAAGACAACATTGGATCCGATGAGTTTTGCCACCGTACAGACTGCTTCTCTGCATACAATAGCGAAAAGTTGCTCCAAGGCTGCCGACCAGTATTCCAGATTGGAGTCTGTTGTCCCATTGATTGGATTTGCCCTAGACATTCAGATTCTGTGGAGCTTACTCGCCAGTCGCAATCATTCCAAGACaatgatgaggaagaaggtgaaatggaggaagaagaaaatgttACTTCAGGACCAGAAGTAACGGCCAAAAGTCCAATTTGTATGTTGCCACTCGTGGAAGGGAGTTGCAAAAGCCGGATGAAACGATTCCATTACAACAGCACAACCGGTATTTGTCAGCAGTTTGATTATACTGGCTGTCAaggcaatgaaaacaatttcaaggACATGAGGACATGCATTCAAACTTGCGTCACAACAGACAATCTGCCTTCAGCCTTGGAATCGAAACCGTCAGGGACTGAAACGAATCCTTGTGAACAGGTTCAAGAACGTGGACCTTGCAAGGCTAAACGCCCAGTCTTCTTTTTTGACAAGgactcaaaaacatgtcaaattttCTTCTATGGAGGCTGCAAGGGTAATGATAACCGCTTCAAGACGTTCCAAGAATGTTCCAATACCTGCCACGTGGACATTGTGGCTCAAAAAGCGATCAAAGAGAAATGCAATCTACCCAAAGATGAAGGAGAAGGTCGTGCCTCCAAGAAACGATGGTTTTTCAACGCTGACGTGAATAAATGCGAGCAATTCATCTATTTTGGAGCCCTGGGAAATGCCAACAACTTCCAGACCCGAGAGGAGTGTTTTACTTCTTGCCTTTTAAACTCTAACGAGCTTGATGACTCCAATTCGTCGTCTGGGGAGGGCAGAAGCATTTCCTCTTCAGCGACCGCAGAAGCATTG AGCGGCAATACTTTGCCTCTGCCTGACATACAAGATCCAAAGGATGAGATGTTCATGAGGGCCAACCAAATTGAAACCCAATTGTCTGCGGCTGATCCCTGTCTGTTGGATCGCAAGATTGGTCTGTGTCGAGCCGCCATTCCTCGCTACAACTTCGATAGGGAAACCAAGGAATGCACCAAGTTCTCTTTTGGAG GTTGCCAAGGAAACGCGAACAACTTTGTAACGAAGGAAGATTGTGAAAgcaaatgtcaaaaacataTGATTGATGGAACTGCCTCACCATCGGTGGAAGCCACTGGCCGCAATGGAATCAACTCCATATGCAATCAACCAATGGATGTTGGAACTTGTCGAGCTTTGAAGCgtcgatttttcttcaataacCAACGCTCCCGTTGTGAAGAGTTTTTCTGGGGAGGTTGTGGTGGGAATCAAAATAGATTTTCCTCCAAGCAAGAATGTCAAGAACAATGCCTCAAAGGGACCGAAGATGTCTCCGATGACTTCTCGGCGAGAGGCCTGTTCTCAGGGGATCACTCCTCACGAGCAATCGTGTTCCCAATGCCCGATCCCACGTGTCAATCCAATAATGAGACCTACAATTTGGGCGATGAAATCAGATTCGCTGACAAGAAATGTCAGATTTGCACCTGCTCCACGCCGCCAGAGTTGACTtgtgttgaaaagaaatgTCCCATCATTGCCTTTGTGGAGCCTGAGGAGCTATTTTGCAAGCCTGTGCGAGATGAAGATGGTTGCTGTCAGGTTGGATTGCAATGTGTTTCTCGGAATCCCCCCACTGTTAATCCAGATGGAGTCTGTGACCTTAAGCCTTGCCCTGCCCTCGGTCTGTTGAAACCAGCAGGTGCACATTGCACCGAAAAGTTCGACCCCTCCGGCTGTTGCCATATTGGCTACGACTGTTCTGATGACAACAAACCGATCGACAATGATGATCTAACAATTGTCAACTTGGACGGCACGTCTCGGTAA
- the LOC131890873 gene encoding uncharacterized protein LOC131890873 isoform X2 has translation MVIKDSQVELGKNNKVGCTLIPKDNPCPQTTPSPPTHASSAGVNGPFPFTSPNRPTSLDLNKSQTRSKHTSKKNVFSKLVLPPAIINETSFTSQGGSSSKRKTDPKRRKSDIVRGSGGFHKRSTYVTLVSQGANVDGTSDGEESDTDSVELEDYCGHGGQIDEDILPNDRPGDITDGLLFNIFIGLAIMVVVLCIGSAMLYTVQKIMVVSSHRKSVHSLYDGRVAVSAFSSAAMDSPFITKLLHHRNHMIHSTDLSSYLSVEHLEKATTIKRGTTKVRPNPTQAPSLAVVES, from the exons ATGGTCATTAAAGATTCTCAAGTGGAATTGGGAAAGAACAACAAAGTTGGAT GCACATTGATCCCGAAGGACAACCCATGCCCACAAACAACACCATCCCCTCCTACACATGCAAGCTCCGCCGGTGTCAATGGGCCATTTCCATTCACCTCGCCCAACAGACCGACATCGTTGGACTTGAACAAAAGTCAGACACGCTCGAAACATACCTCGAAGAAGAACGTGTTTTCCAAATTGGTGCTTCCCCCAGCCATTATCAATGAGACCTCATTCACTTCTCAAGGTGGTTCTTCGTCTAAGCGAAAAACGGATCCCAAACGGCGGAAAAGTGATATTGTGCGTGGCTCCGGAGGCTTTCATAAGCGGTCAACCTACGTGACTCTGGTCTCGCAAGGTGCCAATGTTGATGGAACAAGTGATGGCGAAGAGAGCGACACGGACTCTGTGGAGCTTGAGGACTACTGTGGACATGGTGGGCAAATTGATGAGGACATATTGCCCAACGACCGTCCTGGTGACATCACCGACGGGCTTTTGTTCAATATATTCATCGGACTTGCTATCATGGTGGTAGTCCTGTGCATTGGTTCGGCCATGCTATATACTGTTCAAAAGATAATGGTGGTTTCGTCTCATCGAAAATCGGTGCACTCCCTCTATGATGGTCGGGTGGCTGTATCTGCTTTTTCGTCGGCTGCAATGGACAGTCCTTTTATTACCAAACTACTTCACCATCGGAACCACATGATCCATTCTACAGATCTCAGCTCGTACCTGTCAGTGGAACACTTGGAAAAGGCAACCACAATAAAACGAGGAACAACCAAAGTAAGGCCTAATCCCACACAAGCGCCTTCTCTAGCAGTGGTTGAAAGCTAA
- the LOC131890873 gene encoding uncharacterized protein LOC131890873 isoform X1: MHVPERLSFSNFQQLQKRRRWRRWRRRPLATFSSSLGFHQRRSRIHSLISFARLVFSSLGFTADASAGSSCGAQNLFHLRPKRSSKVLNILATDVMVIKDSQVELGKNNKVGCTLIPKDNPCPQTTPSPPTHASSAGVNGPFPFTSPNRPTSLDLNKSQTRSKHTSKKNVFSKLVLPPAIINETSFTSQGGSSSKRKTDPKRRKSDIVRGSGGFHKRSTYVTLVSQGANVDGTSDGEESDTDSVELEDYCGHGGQIDEDILPNDRPGDITDGLLFNIFIGLAIMVVVLCIGSAMLYTVQKIMVVSSHRKSVHSLYDGRVAVSAFSSAAMDSPFITKLLHHRNHMIHSTDLSSYLSVEHLEKATTIKRGTTKVRPNPTQAPSLAVVES; this comes from the exons atgcatGTACCTGAGCGACTCTCTTTTTCGAACTTTCAACAACTACAGAAGCGTCGGCGGTGGCGGCGGTGGCGTCGGCGGCCATTGGCAACGTTTTCGAGTTCTCTAGGCTTTCATCAGAGGAGAAGCCGGATCCATTCACTCATCTCTTTCGCTCGTCTTGTGTTCTCTTCCCTTGGATTCACGGCAGACGCTTCCGCGGGAAGTTCTTGTGGCGCTCAAAATCTGTTCCATTTGCGCCCTAAGAGGAGTTCCAAAGTGCTCAACATACTCGCAACG GACGTCATGGTCATTAAAGATTCTCAAGTGGAATTGGGAAAGAACAACAAAGTTGGAT GCACATTGATCCCGAAGGACAACCCATGCCCACAAACAACACCATCCCCTCCTACACATGCAAGCTCCGCCGGTGTCAATGGGCCATTTCCATTCACCTCGCCCAACAGACCGACATCGTTGGACTTGAACAAAAGTCAGACACGCTCGAAACATACCTCGAAGAAGAACGTGTTTTCCAAATTGGTGCTTCCCCCAGCCATTATCAATGAGACCTCATTCACTTCTCAAGGTGGTTCTTCGTCTAAGCGAAAAACGGATCCCAAACGGCGGAAAAGTGATATTGTGCGTGGCTCCGGAGGCTTTCATAAGCGGTCAACCTACGTGACTCTGGTCTCGCAAGGTGCCAATGTTGATGGAACAAGTGATGGCGAAGAGAGCGACACGGACTCTGTGGAGCTTGAGGACTACTGTGGACATGGTGGGCAAATTGATGAGGACATATTGCCCAACGACCGTCCTGGTGACATCACCGACGGGCTTTTGTTCAATATATTCATCGGACTTGCTATCATGGTGGTAGTCCTGTGCATTGGTTCGGCCATGCTATATACTGTTCAAAAGATAATGGTGGTTTCGTCTCATCGAAAATCGGTGCACTCCCTCTATGATGGTCGGGTGGCTGTATCTGCTTTTTCGTCGGCTGCAATGGACAGTCCTTTTATTACCAAACTACTTCACCATCGGAACCACATGATCCATTCTACAGATCTCAGCTCGTACCTGTCAGTGGAACACTTGGAAAAGGCAACCACAATAAAACGAGGAACAACCAAAGTAAGGCCTAATCCCACACAAGCGCCTTCTCTAGCAGTGGTTGAAAGCTAA